DNA from Scheffersomyces stipitis CBS 6054 chromosome 1, whole genome shotgun sequence:
agaagaaggaaggTGGATTCATTGAATAGATGTCATCTATTCCTCAGGCTTTATCTCGTGTTCGAACTTATGCAGGAAAACACATCTCGTAGTCGTGTTGTTACCACCCGTCTCTTCTGGTTGCAACTCTAAGGATTCAAGATCCTAAATGTATAACTGGTGAAATGCTGGAAATCCAGATCGAATAGGAATATACCATAAAGAGTTTGTTTCATTTTAAACCTGTAATTTCTATATAAAAATGGAGGCTCAAAGACATAATTAATTAAAAATATGGCAACAAAGTTAAAAATATGTCAAATTGTAGCACTTAATAAACAGATGACAATTGCAAGCTACAACTGAAGATAAAAACAATTCAAAACATTAACTCATGGTGAAACAACCTTATTTCTGTAAATCCAATGTAATACAATGCGTTTCTCCCACATAATTTGGAGAAAATAAAAATCAGAACAGTGCAAAGCTTGAaatccatttccatttaGAGTCTCTCATCGTACGACTGAACGGGACCAAACAAATTGTAGATCTCTCAAATAGATATACATTCGGTGGGAGAGTGAGAAAGACCACTACACTTGTACTTGCAATTTTCAAGTAAGAGCAACAGTATTCGTGGATAATGAAAGCAGTTGTCCCTTACTGGATGAGACTACTCGATAATTGTAGGCAATTGGCTGGCtgatttgcaatcaattTGTGAATGTCGTCTTGATTTTCAGCGTGATGAAAAGTGTCACAGCATCGAACAACTCGTAGGAAGTATTTGAACGTACGTTGTATGTTCTCTCTTAGTGTTATACTCTTCAGAAGGGCTCATAATAGCATTGTAATTTGAATTAAGCCTGCCAAGTTTCACAGAACAAAAGATGAAAACTAGACGAAAGGTAAAATTGTTTCATCGTATATTCTACTGAATTTCTGCGTCAAACCAACAATATTGAAGCTTCGATGAATCACATTAGAATGAGGAATATTAAAATGTTGCAACATTTCAAAACCCAGAATGAACTCTGGAAAATACAGTTCGTAAACAAAGCTGTTCTCCAAAGCTAGTTTCTATTTTGTAAGCTTTTACGTGGTGACGACAACAGAAGTAGAATATCCTATAACTTCCAACAGTAGCAAAacattgatttcttcataaTGTAATTGAAAGCATCTCGTTCAGGCGCTAGAAGACAATAAGAATTAATAACAGCTGCTTCAGCATGCTCTCGGTTCCTTTGGATTCACGTTTTAATGGCCCTCATCCTTTTTAGCTGTCGCAATAAATTATGAAACCTTGcaattttcttgaagttaTTATTTGCACCTAAAAGGCTTCCTAAGAAGGCGTTACAGTCTAGACCAACTTTAAGCGAATGCCAAAATATGTAACTAGACCTAGAAAATCAAAGATATACGGCTTGTATAGCCCTCTTGAAAGCTTGTCAACTCGTCGGGAAGACtcattcaagaagtcagaaAACCGCTGAAACTCAAAGTAACATCAACCGTATAAGCTATGGGAAATTGGTTTCCTGCAGACGACAGctaaaaaaaaaagttgcACTATCTAATCTACCGTGCATAGTCTCGCAACAAAATATTGGTCTGGTTTAGCAAATCCAGTCATCATTCAAGCAAAAGTCTGCTAATTAACTGAAATAGAACCGTAGAAATAAAATGGTAGAACGGGGCTACCTACTATTGCCTTGGAATCAGCAAAATTGTCTAATTCCAGGATTATTAGACAAAGGTTTCTTGAATTCGGAACCgtttcttaactatgagaaAAGAGGAGAATAAACTGCGTCCCGTAAGGCATATACATGAAGGCTTATGTGAGTTGGAGACGTTATATGCAAACGATAAGACACCTTAACCGTTGGCGCCAACGATTATGTCAGCTAATTCAGGCTATTCTAATGTTATCAGCAGGGCCGACCTTCAAATTTGATCACCTCGAATGTTACAATTGCAAACTGCCATCTTTTCAGTAGAAAAGGTAGCCAAGAAATGTCACAAGCTATAAGAGATAGTCCACGTGGTCCCCTGGACAAGACTTTTTCTTCCGCCATTCAGACTTCCATTGGCAAACTAGGGAGACTTTCTCATGAGATTTCTTGACTTGCTTGGCGCCTACaggaaaaaaaaaaaaacttAAGTCTGTATGCAGCAACCAAGCGAATGTTATCGGCAGCAAATGCAGCCGTAGGAATATTTTCCTGCGCATTTAGACTTTTACCCAAGTCGATTTCGCAGCTCAAGTACCAAGACTTTTTGCATGGCACCAATCCGTCTTCTTTTACATTACATCTGGgtttttcacttttctgATCAGGGTGAACCGTTTTTCCAACTATGGAGGTAGCAACGTGTCTGGCTGGTTAGACTTTTGCTCTGGCATTTCGCCGTATGAGCAAAGTTTAATTTGCCTTATTTTCGCCCGTTCGTAATAAAACTTGCATAACGACACTCCCACGATGTCAAATAATTCACCGCTAAGGCTGTGGGAAAGAGCTACTATTGAGACGGGTCCAAGAGTTTCTGGATAGTGGTAGAGTGCCAATTTGCAGATTCGAGATATGACCTACTTCCGGGTCATATAAATAGCTGGTGTATTTCCCTCTCGAATATTGTATATTTCCACACTTTCTCTCAGTCTTTTAGAAGTAGTTTCGAATAGCTCCAGATAGCCGTACCCCTATAACACACAAGCTAAAATGTACTTACATCAGTTCGACTATATCTTTGCCATCGGTATGCTCTTCGCATTCTTGGATGCTTGGAATATCGGTGCTAACGATGTCGCCAACTCCTTTGCATCCTCCGTCTCCTCCAGATCCTTGAAGTACTGGCAAGCCATGATCTTGGCAGCACTTTGTGAGTTATTGGGTGCCGTTTTGGCTGGTTCAAGAGTCTCTGATACTATCAGAAACAAGATTGTCGACGTCACtattttcaagaacgacCCTGCCTCTCTTATGATCACCATGGCCTGTGCTTTGGTTGGTTCTTCCGTGTGGTTGAGTATCGCTACATCGATCGGTATGCCAGTTTCCACCACCCACTCTATTGTTGGTGCTGTCATTGGTTCTTCCATTGCTGCCAAGGGTGGTCAACACATCCATTGGGGATGGAGCGGTGTTTCTCAAATCATTGCTTCATGGTTCATTGCCCCTATCTTGGCCGGTTGTTTCGCAACCATTGTTTTCCTTATCTCGAAGTTCTTTGTTTTGGACATCAAGGACTCTAGAAGACAATTGAGACACTCTATGTTGTTAGGTCCTGTCTTAGTCTTTGTTGCTTTTGCTATCTTGACCATGTTGATTGTCTGGAAAGGTTCTCCAAAGTTGGGATTGAGCAATTTGCCAACCGGAACCATCTTGGCTGCCATCTTCGGTACTGCTGCAGTTGCCATGGGTGTCTACATACTTTTCCTCTTCCCTtactacagaagaaagcttGTCCATGAAGATTGGACCTTAAAATGGTATGATATCTTCAGAGGtccaatcttcttcttcaagtccaCTGACGACATTCCTCCAATGCCAGAAGGACATGAATTGACCATCGATTACTACGAAGGTAGAAGATACGACGAGGCTGGTAACAGAATCGCCTTACGTACTTCGAAGAATACTCCTGTCGAACAAGCCACTGCATCAATTGAATCTTCCGACCTCGAAAAGAAGGATGGCGATGTCGTTGAAAATGGTGACATCgttgaaaaaattgaaccagttgaagaaaagaagcaaacCACAAGGCAATTGTGGTGGTCACTTCTTAAGCAACCTTCCAAATGGCCATACTTGTTGTGGTTGGTACTCTCTCATGGTTTCACTCAAGATGTTATCAACAACCAAAACAAACAAGATATGTTGACAGGTGACTTGTCTGGTATGCATCAAAGATCCAAGTACTACCCTAACAAGATTGAATACATGTACTCTATCTTGCAAGCCATCACTGCAGGTACCATGTCCTTTGCTCACGGTTCCAACGATATTGCTAACGCTGCTGGTCCATTATCTACTATCTACCTTATCTGGACCACCAACAAGGTGGATTCTAAGGCTCCAGTCCCCTTGTGGGTTCTTGGTTACACTGCTGCTGCCTTAGTTATCGGATGTTGGACTTACGGTTACAGAATCATGGCCAACTTGGGTAACAagttgattttgcaatcgcCATCTAGAGGTTTCTCTATTGAATTGGGAGCTGCTGTTACCACCGTTATTGCCTCTCAATTAGCCATCCCAGTCTCCACCACCCAATCTGCAGTTGGTGCTACTGTCTTCATTGGTTTATGTAacatggaattgaagactGTCAACTGGAGAATGGTTCTCTGGTGTTACTTGGGTTGGATTTTTACCTTGCCATGTGCTGGTTTGATTGCCGGTCTCATCAATGGTATTATCATCCACGCTCCAAGATTGGGCGCTCAATACGAATTGTCTTAGGTTACTTTCAGCTCTAATTTTCAGTTAGGAGTAAAACACTACAATCGCTACATTCCTTTATTTCGTAAGATGCAGATATTTAATTAGTCAGTTAGTTAAGCATATTTAATATTTAAGAAGTTACCATTTGAAATCGCTTGCTCGTAAAGGACCATGGTATTGAATAATATCTAGAGTGACTTCAGCTTTGTCGTTTCCACAAGGACTTGAAGTGACATCTACATGCATTGATAATATGACATGCAACATTAATATATATTACTCATTAGTGATCTTGCCATGTGGTGattctacaattgcaagtgaaaaattatcaGATAAGATAAGGTGGAGGCTACATCAAGACTTTCCTACGAAATTCGGAATCAAATTGTTCACTCCATGGTAAGTAAGAATAGGAGAAATACTTCCACACAATAGGTCTTCTGGATCACCGGGCGTTACCGACGGACCCATTGTATCAATAAAGTTAAATTTTACACATTACGGATGCTACTGAATACAATGAGACGTCTGTAAGTACAAATAAAAATTAGAAGCTGTAGGAGAAGGGATGTATATCTGTACGAAAAACTGTGGAGTCGtttcacttttttttttaacgAGGTTAGAAGCAAGAGCTAATCCCAATGTAGGCAATTTGAATTCTAATCGCCGTAGTGGGTGCTACTCTGTAGGTGTTTTCCGACCAAGTAAGCTTCCAGATAATGATACTGGAAACTTTTGTCAGGTAGCCCTCAGAGTAGATCCTTACAATTATTTGGCGAAGGGGCTTATTCCATTCTGTTCGATTCAAATTTCTCTTCACTTCATTATAAGCGAGCAATTAGAAGTGCTACAAAATATTGTGATGATTTTTGCAAAAGTTTTATCTGTGTGAGTTCATTTGGTGCAATTAAATATTAGGGCACGTTGTGGCcaagaaggagaaagacGACCTTTACTGGGTTTTATTCAACAGCAGGAATGCCAAGGGAGTGTAAGGCTCCAAAATGTTGCAGCAGAATTATTTTATTTTATCGGCGTAAGCTTTTGGTGAAAATAGATTTATTTAGTTCTACTGGACAAGAGGAGAAAGTCAAAGATATCTAAGTATGAATAAAGTCTGTGGGGATTACCGATTTCAACGGCACTAAAAATTATTTCGCCAATTGTTTCTCAACAGTAGTAGATTAATTCATGGATCGGAAAAGTGGAAGACTTGAGCTGCTTTAGATTGTTACTTCGTTACTTTCAAGTGGTAGAAGGGTAGTGACAGtggagttgaagttatTCTAATCAATTCTAGATTTCCAGCTTCAATTTAAACTAATTGGGTAGAATACAAGTACATGAAACTGTGCAGCACTGGGATTACAAATTAAATAGATTTATTTCTCTTTAAGCTTTATGAAATTTCTAAATTCATCTCAACGAATAAACAATTGAGTTAAATTAAGACTGAAGTGTTTACTATTAATTGGTTGAATACATTGGAGAAGTCATTACTCGTAGAGTTTTTCTATTTACAATTATCATCCTTGCAAAATTTAAGTGGAGATAACATCAACATTTATGGCTCAGAGACGGTGTAATAGtttcatatatatattgcTTTGAAAATTTCTCTTCGCTTATTTATATTAATTATATTGGCATACATGTATGTAAATTTCTCTACTGGTATCTCACGACATGCTATATATTCTATGTGGATAATCCGTCCAGTTTGCTGGCACTACCTTATCGGTATACCTTGGAACAATTCTAGCACGATCATAATCACGCCGTGGAAATCACATGGTTTGTCACATGACTTGATCCGCATCATTTTGCCAGCCGACATTTTAGATGTTTGGAGCCAGTTTCGGGTGTTTACAAACTGATCAAAGTGTGCTGATTTTTCTATAGGTGATCTGTCAGAACCAGCTGGTTACGTCTTGAGGGCTTCGGAAACAAGACGCGCTATATCCGCTGAACTAGTGAACGTTTCTTTCATAGCCAACGCTTTACAACTGCTTGTTGTGGTAACTAATTAGTAATTCACTGTGCAAGACAATCATTAAGGACCAGAGATCAAATAGAGTCACAGAAGACTGGTTTCGAGTGTAAATCAAAAGATACAGAACAGAACTAAAGGGCCTTCTAAAATTACGTTGACATAAAATCAAACGTTTCCATAAAATCATAgaattgaaccaatttCCGATTTTTCATTGTATTTGTAATTCACGTTACTATTGTTGGTTAATCCTTAAATAATAGCTGATCGTGTTGCCATCGACTAAATTCCGTATTTAAACTATCTCGAAAAAGCGGTTGCT
Protein-coding regions in this window:
- the PHO89 gene encoding Na+/Pi symporter (Phosphate permease PHO89 (Na(+)/Pi cotransporter PHO89)); this encodes MYLHQFDYIFAIGMLFAFLDAWNIGANDVANSFASSVSSRSLKYWQAMILAALCELLGAVLAGSRVSDTIRNKIVDVTIFKNDPASLMITMACALVGSSVWLSIATSIGMPVSTTHSIVGAVIGSSIAAKGGQHIHWGWSGVSQIIASWFIAPILAGCFATIVFLISKFFVLDIKDSRRQLRHSMLLGPVLVFVAFAILTMLIVWKGSPKLGLSNLPTGTILAAIFGTAAVAMGVYILFLFPYYRRKLVHEDWTLKWYDIFRGPIFFFKSTDDIPPMPEGHELTIDYYEGRRYDEAGNRIALRTSKNTPVEQATASIESSDLEKKDGDVVENGDIVEKIEPVEEKKQTTRQLWWSLLKQPSKWPYLLWLVLSHGFTQDVINNQNKQDMLTGDLSGMHQRSKYYPNKIEYMYSILQAITAGTMSFAHGSNDIANAAGPLSTIYLIWTTNKVDSKAPVPLWVLGYTAAALVIGCWTYGYRIMANLGNKLILQSPSRGFSIELGAAVTTVIASQLAIPVSTTQSAVGATVFIGLCNMELKTVNWRMVLWCYLGWIFTLPCAGLIAGLINGIIIHAPRLGAQYELS